One Symphalangus syndactylus isolate Jambi chromosome 10, NHGRI_mSymSyn1-v2.1_pri, whole genome shotgun sequence genomic region harbors:
- the MSRB2 gene encoding methionine-R-sulfoxide reductase B2, mitochondrial — protein sequence MARLLWLLRGLILGAAPRRAVRGQAGGGGTGTGPGLGEAESLATCELPLPKSEWQKKLTPEQFYVTREKGTEPPFSGIYLNNKEAGMYHCVCCDSPLFSSEKKYCSGTGWPSFSEAHGTSGSDESHTGILRRLDTSLGSARTEVICKQCEAHLGHVFPDGPGPNGQRFCINSVALKFKPRKH from the exons ATGGCGCGGCTCCTCTGGTTGCTCCGGGGCCTGATCCTCGGAGCTGCGCCTCGGCGGGCGGTGCGGGGCCAAGCGGGCGGCGGCGGGACCGGCACCGGGCCGGGACTGGGGGAGGCAG AGTCTCTTGCAACGTGTGAGCTGCCTCTTCCCAAGAGTGAGTGGCAAAAGAAGCTAACCCCAGAGCAGTTCTACGTCACGAGAGAAAAGGGAACGGAACCG CCTTTCAGCGGGATCTACCTGAATAACAAGGAAGCAGGAATGTATCACTGCGTGTGCTGCGATAGTCCACTGTTCAG TTCTGAGAAAAAGTACTGCTCTGGCACTGGGTGGCCTTCGTTTTCCGAGGCTCATGGTACGTCTGGCTCTGATGAAAGCCACACAGGGATCCTGAGACGTCTGGACACCTCGTTAGGATCAGCTCGCACAGAGGTCATCTGCAAGCAG TGTGAAGCTCATCTAGGTCACGTGTTTCCTGATGGACCTGGGCCCAATGGTCAGAGATTTTGCATCAACAGTGTGGCTCTGAAGTTCAAACCAAGGAAACACTGA